A stretch of the Ornithodoros turicata isolate Travis chromosome 4, ASM3712646v1, whole genome shotgun sequence genome encodes the following:
- the LOC135392097 gene encoding uncharacterized protein LOC135392097: MGPVTWTAGCVLFVLCTGFCRQVSCEGLHSEDYIKQKVEHFQIRLHEAFERHRLQRARRDVVYPGLDDSVLQKEHFRIIGTRPADLGVHLANVSHWEPIDFLGAKLLFVASNNGKLELFRWSNGGYVAFTGTETHVATSKAKTFIHGDQLWLVCLHHQFGRLEHFIRLYQLVGKTVVMKQTIALGGEADMSLVGGSLSHYLVTCVFRKHSASGVSYEGNVVLYEWKNTQFDSVSQHSVVGARSVVAWSMDGPLYVAVAQQRDNEGELAMGSPVFIYNQRREHELSYVQVIRLWQASHVNHFTVAAVHYLTFATKQGVLVYWYSGDQFLEWQTLLGTEDAEYVEVFNLPNGEAAIAVVRQEEVMFFSETEMATYNRSTTTRVSGTAITKVAFQYLHGNYYLFATYSPEKMAKYSPMQLVLEKYTSVPFTKKDPLLRCLHDLETLLSRRQKHIDKLAANIGRVWTSDKPRPLATDLLVVNGQVKVLGALSAPQGVLLPGAQRVPQVTPSGLAQQLQEAGNTVSRIEDGLKNVVFKSLPQTIKGNLRFTKPVSSSVLHMNNFHSGTLNGVPLARLSDGTLKTRGNQVLNHPVTFSGLSADNLFSDSVNGVNISDVMMTNKDQVVKGSFKLSHIALSDLVVEKGHAINGIRPDQIVTTNTPQLISGHKTFKKLNVIRNLSVKTTTNGKDLSEFAKTLVPLNGNSHITGHWRFTAPITVIRGLNLKLPINGIFSIPKLVSEAVDIGSTQVISGAKTYKVPVHFHGNVDVSGSFNGIRVSRDLVTLNTEQNIEGTWTFRDAVHFKKNLDTKLVNGIDILKEAVLRNRKNLQIVYGKKTFLQDMGVNGGIGMTRWSTIDGVDPSEFVRGTGAVTVYEGPVTIGNMVVQKDVIAEKGINDKILRDLRNLIWLKSVDQEIKVPVKFNRVHLEGDLDTETVNGVNLDTDLAKTFGDEVWSGPVTFKDSIYVRGPVDFAPGVKINGVDLSEISKLVTQAHRNSVIHGNITFPSLIAEHDIHCEKVNGFRLAQQFMLVNAEQVVSGTQSFKKPISVKHLSADFADPVMLNGVKLRPFLNEVVLRDGPHLQPVSNKNFVGGIHADHVRAAGSIDGVNVDQMLRSVVLLNVPQTIKGPKQFLNPLVLDALLTDHVNGINIKERVAKVIRRDVKGVVTGKKYVKGRVLVHGNINTRGLINGLDIKDVYARALSKTRENLITAPMTFMGGIEAGMLQLYEPAKLDGVSLANVIPLRESSKLLGNVVFRNLLSDGHIKIRGLLNGCNITKLYEEAIYLNGDKQTLGGDTSFSKLFIRGNVHMLGPVNNVSLNNLLGSLVNKYSPQVITGPLTFSDKVSVERLTLKGPINGLNLESVLADAVTKSTIQTIKGAKTFTGPHALEVTQVLNVHNDVHSHGPVGGIKIEDLNTVVTTHGQQEVGGKKTVLGGVHVTGDVHVKGTLNGLHVPQDLVLSDIPERIPGKTILSGPSAIRGNLNVNKVNDLDLNTLLRDRLKLDGDQNLRSKLVFEDDIAVKGNFAAQKLNDIPREAIVTQTGRHTLRGTKTFTKPIEVQGNLKVVTINRINVTNLSKDVVYLNRPQDIPQTTTFSAPIEVVGDMKVTTTVNGVDLRGLKASLEASKQAWMGQANGIVQTVTNQGNVLKKQYEYYLAQATAFVYFELFQTLNIPSTRLLTSPVHRSAEVPWNTLPATTATVWTAWHTRCKNNDDCCREYSTEFLEVKPDGQLAKSSVVLQRRYFPFLFQQGSHQGGFMVWTNTTSHRKSCEYPGNEELVVTTVQGASDPSCDRNTRTEFRAADYPFVSDVRFFEFQGEAYLVVASSFSKFVPSSANGGQVDVFRHVADHHHWVKLQTLNTTAAVSLDVAEVSGTVLLSVASRQKRGPIPMKSSVYKWSKVHQGFTLLSEVATSMPSSTLFVRVGQDVACVFANEKAALQQDRGWVIAHTEPASVYKFTHNTLQLLQNIPMYGVNCMEKFYLAGDSFLVLGSMHLKAVSVYRWRGYSKFEAVQTISVSPVHLHVYRSHTGNTLLTVSTQCGRTKVLRAVIQGRCDVEDPRLRHLVGRA; this comes from the exons ATGGGCCCTGTCACCTGGACAGCGGGTTGTGTCTTGTTCGTCTTGTGTACGGGATTTTGTCGGCAAGTTTCCTGCGAGGGATTACACTCTGAAGACTACATCAAGCAAAAGGTTGAACACTTTCAAATACGTCTTCACGAAGCCTTCGAAAGGCATCGCTTGCAACGAGCTAGACGTGACGTCGTCTATCCAGGTCTGGACGACAGCG TCCTGCAGAAGGAACACTTCCGTATCATCGGGACGCGTCCTGCGGACTTGGGAGTTCACCTGGCCAACGTCTCACACTGGGAACCAATAGATTTTCTCGGGGCAAAGCTTCTGTTTGTAGCAAGCAATAATGGGAAACTGGAATTATTCCGGTGGTCAAACGGGGGATACGTCGCATTCACGGGAACGGAAACTCACGTGGCTACGTCAAAGGCCAAG ACATTTATTCACGGTGATCAACTATGGCTAGTCTGTCTGCATCATCAGTTTGGCAGACTCGAGCACTTCATTAGACTTTACCAACTCGTCGGAAAAACAGTGGTAATGAAACAGACAATCGCTTTGGGTGGAGAGGCAGACATGAGCCTAGTTGGTGGATCGTTGTCTCACTACCTGGTCACCTGCGTCTTCAGGAAGCACTCCGCTTCTGGTGTGTCTTACGAGGGCAACGTCGT GCTGTATGAATGGAAGAACACTCAGTTCGACTCAGTCTCTCAGCACTCTGTAGTGGGCGCTCGTTCTGTCGTGGCCTGGTCCATGGACGGTCCACTGTACGTGGCTGTTGCCCAGCAACGCGACAATGAAGGCGAGCTAGCTATGGGTTCACCAGTTTTCATCTACAACCAGA GACGTGAACATGAGCTCAGCTATGTACAGGTGATCAGGCTTTGGCAAGCGAGTCACGTGAACCACTTTACAGTGGCTGCTGTACATTACCTAACTTTTGCTACCAAGCAAGGGGTACTGGTTTACTGGTATTCAG GTGATCAATTTTTGGAATGGCAGACACTTTTAGGAACAGAAGATGCTGAATACGTTGAGGTGTTTAATCTGCCCAATGGTGAAGCTGCAATCGCTGTTGTCCGTCAG GAGGAAGTAATGTTCTTTTCTGAGACGGAAATGGCAACTTACAACAGGAGTACCACAACACGAGTATCCGGTACAGCAATAACGAAGGTAGCATTCCAATACCTTCATGGAAATTACTACCTCTTTGCAACGTACTCTCCTGAAAAAATGGCAAAGTACTCTCCCATGCAACTTGTTCTTGAAAAGTACACTTCAG TACCGTTCACAAAGAAGGATCCACTGTTGCGGTGCCTACACGACCTGGAAACTTTGCTCTCACGCCGACAAAAGCACATAGACAAGTTGGCAGCCAACATTGGACGGGTCTGGACCTCTGACAAACCTCGTCCCCTGGCTACGGACCTCTTGGTGGTGAATGGCCAAGTTAAGGTCCTGGGGGCCCTTTCTGCTCCCCAAGGGGTTCTCCTGCCTGGAGCCCAACGCGTGCCCCAGGTGACCCCCTCAGGTTTAGCTCAACAGCTGCAAGAGGCTGGCAACACAGTCTCCAGGATTGAAGATGGGTTGAAGAATGTGGTGTTCAAGTCCCTGCCACAGACTATCAAAG GCAATCTGAGATTTACAAAGCCTGTGTCCTCATCGGTGCTGCACATGAACAACTTCCATAGTGGCACCCTCAATGGTGTACCCTTGGCTCGGCTCTCTGATGGGACTCTGAAGACAAGAGGCAACCAGGTTCTCAACCATCCAGTCACGTTCAGTGGATTGAGTGCCGATAACCTCTTTTCAGACTCTGTTAATGGTGTCAACATATCTG ATGTCATGATGACTAACAAAGACCAGGTCGTTAAAGGATCTTTCAAGCTCAGCCACATAGCACTGTCGGATCTTGTCGTGGAAAAGGGGCACGCTATAAATGGCATTCGACCGGATCAAATTGTGACTACAAACACTCCCCAACTAATCTCTGGTCACAAGACATTCAAGAAACTCAATGTTATTCGAAACTTGAGTGTAAAAACTACAACTAATGGG AAAGACCTGTCAGAATTTGCCAAGACACTGGTGCCTCTGAACGGCAATTCTCACATCACAGGGCACTGGCGTTTCACCGCACCCATTACTGTCATTCGTGGGCTCAATTTAAAACTGCCAATCAATGGAATCTTCAGCATTCCAAAGCTGGTCAGCGAAGCAGTCGACATTGGCAGTACGCAAGTGATAAGTG GTGCAAAGACCTACAAGGTTCCAGTACACTTCCATGGGAATGTTGATGTCTCTGGGTCTTTCAATGGCATCAGGGTCTCCCGAGACTTGGTAACTCTCAACACTGAGCAAAACATCGAGGGCACCTGGACATTCAGGGACGCGGTACACTTCAAGAAAAACTTGGACACAAAGCTCGTAAATGGAATAGACATCCTGAAAGAAGCCGTACTGCGGAACAGGAAGAACCTGCAGATCGTTTATGGGAAGAAGACATTCTTGCAAGACATGGGCGTGAATGGTGGCATTGGTATGACGAGGTGGAGCACGATCGACGGCGTCGACCCCTCGGAATTTGTGAGGGGCACTGGAGCAGTGACTGTCTACGAAGGTCCTGTGACTATCGGTAACATGGTTGTTCAGAAAGATGTCATCGCTGAGAAAGGAATAAACGACAAGATTCTCCGCGACCTGCGAAACCTCATCTGGCTCAAGTCCGTGGACCAG GAAATCAAGGTTCCAGTTAAGTTTAACAGGGTACACTTGGAAGGGGATCTAGACACAGAAACTGTGAATGGTGTGAACCTAGACACTGATCTTGcgaaaacatttggggacgaagtCTGGAGCGGGCCTGTCACTTTCAAGGACAGCATATATGTTCGTGGCCCAGTCGACTTTGCTCCGGGTGTCAAAATAAATGGAGTCGACCTATCGGAGATATCCAAGCTG GTAACACAGGCTCATCGCAACAGTGTTATCCACGGCAACATCACTTTCCCGTCACTCATCGCGGAGCACGACATCCACTGCGAGAAAGTGAACGGATTTCGCCTGGCACAGCAGTTCATGCTGGTCAACGCGGAACAGGTGGTTTCGGGAACGCAGAGTTTCAAGAAGCCCATCTCTGTCAAGCACCTCTCGGCAGATTTTGCAGATCCTGTAATGCTCAATGGTGTGAAACTACGTCCATTCCTCAACGAGGTTGTCCTTCGAGATGGGCCCCATCTGCAGCCAGTATCTAACAAGAATTTTGTGGGTGGAATTCATG CTGACCACGTTCGAGCAGCAGGCAGTATCGACGGAGTTAACGTGGATCAAATGCTCCGCAGCGTTGTCCTGCTGAACGTTCCTCAAACCATCAAGGGACCAAAGCAGTTCCTGAATCCGCTTGTTCTGGATGCTCTGCTTACGGATCATGTGAATGGAATAAACATAAAGGAACGAGTGGCCAAAGTCATTCGGAGGGATGTCAAAGGAGTGGTGACTGGGAAGAAATATGTGAAAGG CCGTGTCCTCGTTCATGGTAACATAAACACACGAGGTCTCATCAACGGGTTGGACATCAAGGATGTTTATGCCAGGGCCCTGTCGAAAACTCGCGAAAACCTCATCACTGCACCTATGACTTTCATGGGAGGCATAGAAGCGG GCATGCTCCAGTTGTACGAACCAGCCAAACTGGATGGCGTGTCTCTGGCCAATGTCATTCCACTGAGAGAAAGTTCAAAACTTCTCGGAAATGTGGTGTTCAGGAATTTGCTTTCGGACGGTCATATCAAGATCCGTGGCTTGCTCAACGGCTGCAATATCACAAAG CTCTATGAAGAAGCCATTTATCTGAATGGCGACAAGCAGACCCTGGGGGGCGACACCAGTTTTTCCAAACTATTCATCCGAGGCAACGTTCATATGCTGGGTCCAGTCAACAACGTATCGCTCAACAATCTCCTTGGCAGTCTCGTCAACAAATACAGCCCACAAGTCATCACTGGGCCCTTGACTTTCAGTGACAAGGTCTCTGTGGAGAGATTGACATTGAAAGGTCCAATCAATGGACTCAATCTCGAAAGTGTGCTTGCAGATGCAGTCACAAAATCCACTATCCAA ACCATCAAGGGAGCCAAAACTTTCACTGGCCCACATGCCCTGGAAGTGACACAAGTTCTGAATGTTCATAATGATGTTCACTCTCACGGCCCTGTGGGGGGAATTAAAATTGAAGACCTGAATACCGTGGTGACCACACATGGGCAGCAGGAAGTCGGCGGAAAGAAAACCGTCCTCGGCGGTGTTCACGTGACTGGAGACGTTCATGTTAAAG GGACCCTCAACGGACTGCACGTCCCGCAAGATTTAGTCCTGTCGGACATTCCGGAACGCATTCCCGGGAAGACCATCTTATCCGGTCCGTCCGCCATTCGCGGTAACCTGAACGTCAACAAAGTAAACGACTTAGACCTGAACACACTGCTCAGAGACCGATTAAAGTTGGACGGCGACCAGAATCTGCGTTCGAAACTAGTGTTTGAAGATGACATTGCCGTCAAAG GAAACTTTGCAGCGCAGAAGCTGAATGATATTCCGAGAGAGGCCATAGTCACGCAGACAGGTCGTCACACTTTGCGTGGTACAAAGACCTTCACCAAGCCTATTGAGGTTCAAGGGAACTTGAAGGTCGTCACCATCAACAGAATTAATGTGACCAATCTATCGAAGGACGTTGTCTACTTGAACAGGCCACAGGACATTCCACAGACGACA ACTTTCTCAGCCCCTATTGAGGTAGTGGGTGATATGAAGGTCACAACCACAGTGAACGGAGTTGACCTCAGGGGATTGAAAGCAAGCTTAGAGGCCAGCAAACAGGCATGGATGGGACAAGCTAATGGAATTGTACAAACTGTAACGAACCAAGGAAATGTGTTGAAGAAGCAGTACGAGTATTATCTAG cacAAGCAACAGCATTTGTGTACTTTGAGCTGTTCCAAACTCTCAATATACCATCGACAAGGTTGCTGACATCACCTGTACACCGTTCTGCCGA GGTTCCATGGAACACACTGCCAGCTACTACGGCTACGGTCTGGACAGCCTGGCACACACGTTGCAAGAACAACGATGACTGTTGCAGAGAGTACTCCACGGAGTTCCTGGAGGTCAAACCAGATGGACAATTGGCGAAGTCGTCCGTTGTTCTGCAACGACGCTACTTCCCCTTCCTGTTTCAACAAGGGTCTCACCAGGGAGGATTCATGGTATGGACAAATACAACCTCTCACAGAAAAAG TTGTGAATATCCTGGCAACGAGGAATTAGTCGTAACTACGGTCCAAGGCGCTTCTGACCCGTCCTGCGATCGAAACACCCGCACGGAGTTTAGAGCTGCGGACTACCCGTTCGTAAGCGACGTCAGGTTCTTTGAGTTCCAGGGGGAAGCTTATCTGGTTGTCGCTAGCTCATTCAGCAAGTTTGTTCCTTCTTCAGCGAACG GCGGACAAGTGGACGTGTTCCGCCATGTCGCGGATCACCACCACTGGGTGAAGCTGCAGACGCTGAATACGACAGCTGCCGTATCGCTCGACGTCGCAGAGGTCTCTGGGACCGTACTCTTGTCGGTTGCCAGTCGACAGAAAAGGGGGCCAATTCCGATGAAGTCTTCGGTCTACAAATGGAGTAAAGTCCACCAAGGG TTCACCCTGCTGTCTGAAGTGGCAACATCCATGCCAAGTTCTACCCTGTTTGTTCGTGTGGGTCAAGATGTGGCCTGTGTCTTTGCTAACGAGAAAGCCGCGCTGCAGCAGGATCGCGGCTGGGTGATCGCGCATACGGAGCCAGCCTCTGTTTACAAGTTTACGCACAACACTCTGCAACTTCTGCAGAACATTCCCATGTATGGTGTCAACTGTATGGAGAAGTTTTACTTGGCTG GAGATTCATTCCTCGTGCTGGGCAGTATGCACCTCAAGGCAGTGTCTGTCTATCGCTGGCGCGGctacagcaagtttgaagcggTACAAACCATATCCGTATCTCCGGTACACTTGCACGTGTACCGGTCTCATACCGGCAACACGTTGCTGACAGTCTCTACGCAGTGTGGCAGAACAAAAGTGCTTCGTGCTGTTATTCAGGGACGTTGCGACGTCGAAGACCCGCGTCTCCGCCATCTAGTTGGGCGGGCTTGA
- the LOC135392100 gene encoding ubiquitin-like protein ATG12, giving the protein MNVNNMADVNPKLQEDDDKSEENQQSSEADGTDNKEVSQTARSDQLDSVSEPVEKKKIDVLLKPTGNAPIMQKRKWAVSPQMKIKEIIEFIRKYLKMEQTESLFLYVNQAFAPPLDHDVKNLYECFGTNGKLILHYATTPAWG; this is encoded by the exons ATGAACGTGAACAACATGGCGGACGTGAATCCGAAATTGCAGGAGGACGATGATAAATCGGAAGAAAACCAACAAAGTAGCGAAGCAGATGGGACTGACAACAAAGAAGTCTCCCAGACTGCACGTTCTGATCAGCTGGACAGCGTCTCTGAGCCagtagagaaaaagaaaa TTGACGTTCTTCTTAAACCCACTGGCAACGCACCGATAATGCAAAAACGTAAATGGGCAGTCTCACCGCAGATGAAGATCAAAGAAATAATCGAATTTATAAGGAAGTATCTCAAGATGGAGCAGACAGAATCGTTG TTCCTCTATGTCAATCAAGCATTTGCACCTCCCCTTGATCACGACGTGAAAAATCTGTATGAG TGCTTCGGAACCAACGGAAAATTGATACTGCACTATGCTACGACACCAGCATGGGGCTGA